taggacgtcatcgaactGTAAGTTTGTTCCCTTAAGTTAGATACGTGTTGTTGCAGAGGATGTCCTTTCTACGGAGCGAATAAGAGAAATGGCTTTATTCTAACCTAACCCTTGTTggcaaattgaaaaaataaaagttgttcaaaaagacctgctttttgtgtttttttaaagtaaatgtatcactactttcagatgtaaaaaattgccaacaccacttgcatatttttctttcaggaagtcatgatgttttttaacactaaaactcaatgtaggcctaatgtgagctacgttaccgactataaaatgggctgtttttactcaatccaaggtcataaaaagcaaattaaagatcacttgagtgaaatgtaaaacagatttcaccatttcatagaagttttgaagatgcataaatgagtgtgtaacgtagctcacagtaacgtagttcactggtttttaatgtttttaatgtgatttgcgaacgttagaacgttatgtcggttaattctaatataaatggggttcgaccactggtagctttcaaatattattaggaagtacatgtaatacaagtgcatactatagaatcctggtaacgtagctcaccaattttaacatggtcggtcgaaatttcaatgtttacaacatttctatgccaaaaatgctacagcatcacgatttttactgtgatttttaaaaacctatgagtgtttcctttcaaaaaccgcaaattacattgatacctctgttttacttctttccaataacgtgtgttaaaaaagggtaacgtagctcacagcgttttggtggaaagtgtaatttattttagaattacacaaagacattttaatcactaaaaaataatgttaataaacaatatgatgatgcgttatctaattaaaaaacaacaaatatgtaaagaaatcgcatttattcaaagaaaatatttagggttagatgtgacacttgagctgtggaaacgcatttttagcgatttttgagcctttgcaagggttaatcaggctgaagaaagcatttaaagtatggaaaactatatatgtccgtgtagatctcgttgagttctaccagaaaaacaacatatttgatgccctaaatgctcgacaaagtttttgtggaccaaagaatggaaaaaaggctattggcacccgattttgtagaatgagcgataaatataggcctatattgtgggTCGATTTGAGATCTAAGTGTCGGCAACGCATAGCCATGCAGTGCTTACCAAACATCAGTCGGGTAGTTTATCACCACTCCTTTGTACACTAAAGTTGATGATCCACCTCCATCCAAGTTAACGGCATTCACTGCACCATGTTTGATAAGAAATTCTGCGAACTCGGGCAATGTTACCCTGAAACATCAAAGGAAACGTAAAAACTAAAACAATTCAAAATCGGCAtaaaaaaatttgcatttctaAACAGGTCCGCTCGTTTCAAGTCGATGATAACGTGAACAAGCCCTAAATCATTTATCATAGCAGCCCTCTGGCTGATCGGTATCGTGATGACGATAGGTTCTTCGTATCGCTTTGGATGTCTTCCCTTACCCAGTAAGATCCGTACGGCCGTCTATTTGCACTATCATCAGACGCCCATGTCGATCACTTGCAATAGCTGTTCTGGCAGAAATACTATTAAATAATCTATTTATGGAATACActgcaacaaaaacaaaaatataaaaatactgtTAAATTATTAAGGTGTAAATTCAGTTCattttatatgtacatgtatacattcgGTGCGACGTTCCTGCATTAGTAGGCCTAGCGGTAAGATTTTCTTCCTTAAGTATAATTATTTAGGCCCTATATTAAAACCAGTCATTGTTTTATGATAAATACCATTTATCGCGGTGTCATTGCATTCGATTTGTTTGGTTTCTTCTATATTTAGTTTGCCATCTCTTACGATCCATCCGACCCCAGTAACGAGTTGTGTGAAGGGATTGGTCTCGTTCGCGATGTCCTCTTTTGTCAGGTATCTGTagtgtaaaatgaaacaaacaatttttttaagacTCTGTCaaaaagtatgattctcaagcaGTATTTCAACAAAAGTAGGTCTGATGCTGATTTCATACTTTCCTATCGCTTGCCGCTCTGACGACTATTTTGCTACATTGCGCAGTCGCGTCGCACCAGAAATGATAGCGGTGGTCAGCGACAAGccgatatagacgaatccaaatccacgcactcctacacctgactagcagcctttagttggatagccgtcggctacaatgcacccaaaatgtgaaatgattcgcccttggcggaaattttaaactgcattccatcacccgttttataccttccgcgaaaacacaggtagacaaaagaatgattagtttacaacacaataggccctacagttcccttcggcaaaacacacagcttttaCATGAGCTTACGTGGTATATTCGCTgctgaagtgacataataatcggattaactacacgcggtatctatgcattgaaccatatcattctgatcactcacacctgtacgataagtatctttgaaaaaagcggtattgtattcaatctatgattgcagacatacacaggtgatgagtgcttttatttgcacaatggggcgctcaaaacaccaggttggtgcaaacggctacccaaagatgtccgaccaaatcctgaccatgacttggctacttggattcgtctagcGGAAGATCGCTAGGATTACATTAGAAAAAGTTAGAGGACATCTCACATTCacccgtgtgtggtgaattgactcCTAATAATCACACACTGAAGGGTATATGCCAACTGATCACACAATAGAAGTTGTGCATATATACCGTAGATATGGCGGacctcaaatgcattcaacaaaagcattatTGCAAttcaatctaccgcgacagttcgtctcacacacataacaaatgcactacgatcaaataggttgaaggcaacatttgattgaatagactgcactgtgccatgattacggtgaaggacaccggttcaaatcctttgtttggagccaatcaataatttcatgcacaacctctataatgGTCATAATACCCGTATTTGGCAAACCATTTCTTATACACGAGTACGCTAGAAATTCCCTGTCATTATTTGACACGGAAATCAGCTAGCTTCTGATGGACGTATGGCCGGAGGAAAGCATGTGCACTCAGCTagcttttgatgtttactgaggtatgaAGAGTATGGCCTTCAACACGTAAAATTGggaaggctatttagcataaATAAGGGTTTGTTCCCGATAGGCTATACTGTGGAGCAAGGAAAGTAGTTATTTGGatagtaaatacactattaaaCCCTTTTCTAGCGCATTTGTGTATAAATGGTAGGCCTATGTCATGAGACCAATCATGCCAATGGTGCTCCAATTGTATTGGTTGTGGATAACTTACCCAAATACAAAACTTCCATCACTTCTGATTCCAAAATGTGCATTCTGATACCTCTCATCCTTCTCCGTCTGGACAAATCTTCCATCACTGACAACGTTCCCGTAGCACCCCCCGGTACTTGCCCAGAAAAATCCCGCGTTAATTGCCAACAAACACTTCCGTTGTTTTGCCGAATCAATCACCGATGCTCGTACATTATCTTGACATCCGCCACGTCTGCCAGGCTCTAGGATCGAAAAAGTTCTCAAGGGATCATTGATGTAAGCTATATGTCCCGGTGTAACTCGATCGGAAAATCTTTTGTAAAATCTTTTCAAATACACGATAGGCGATGGCGTAGTAGAAGTTTTCGAAGCGTTATGGCTGTTTGATGGTAGCGTTGCGAAGTCTGTCGTGGGGATATCACCGAGGAGTTCACAATCAAGGTCGGGTCCCCAGTATGGAGTAGAAGATTCTGTAAAAGCTTCTGCGATGTTTGGGGGAATAACTCCAATTAGAAATGTCCTGTGATGGTAAGGAATAACAAAAGCGGATTTAATATAGGGAATATCGCGATATCGATCCACCGTTTCTTACTTGCACAACATCATCCATCAGccttaaacttcaaaataggcctatgtaatagTTGGACGTCTTGTGGGCGTTAATTTTGTCGTTGCGACATTCCGTAGCGTCTTCCGTAGTGGGTAAAATTCCCATCATCGTCCAAAGACGAACAAAGCCCAAACAAAGCTGATCATTTGAGCGTAAACGGAAACATCCGAAGTGGGTCGAAGCGGACAACGAAAAATCGTGACGAACAACGGAAAACGCGACGTCCGACGCAACGGCAAAAACGGTGGActatattttgactttttttgacATCCTACTTATACCCCATCCTTAACACCATGATTAGCTTGTGTTTACATTATACgtttagatatcaaacatcaacCTGTATTATAATCTAAATACAAGCTAAACAGTCTATAGCTGGTGTTTAGATTTATATATACAAGAGCTTACAAgttgatgtttgatatctaaCAATGTCGCTTAGGTCATATTCAGAGTATTTAGGATAAGTGATTtggatgcgtttagatacaaattcaaagtgtgataacttgCAAACCTAGGAAGGGTATTGATTTTACTTTGCATTTGTGATGTATAGCAGAATGGTTTTCAAAATACGAAACCTTTTTCCTGAGAAGGTACAggtagataataataacaatttagtTTAACGCCTGTGTTTTAAAAAGTATTACAACTAAGGATTTACAGTGAGAACATGTCATTTATGGGTGTACTACAGCCAAAAAGTAGTACAtcggtgatgtaccactttttagcTTCTACCagtttaaaagcatgtaagctgaTACCAATGCCACCGATAGAACGATATGATTCGCCCCTTCATTTTGTATACCACTTTGTTCaatctttttctcatttcttcacaaaatgcaaaaaaaaaatgcaatgggtgtagtatccccttataGTGTTGTCTTTTGTGATAACTCAAACAAAAAGAAAGGGAGATTTGCATTgaagtttattttggtattttcacacctattttcaaaccttttggaaaaccccttgctatctactgaagataggagaCACATAAAAAACACAATCCAGTTTCCTCCAAGTTCTTGATTTCACATCTTTTGTCAAACCTTTTGGAAAACCCCTTGCTATATTATGTTATGtactgtactgaagatagcagacaaataaaaaacaaagtcaGTCCTCCTATATCTTGAATAAAAACCCATAAAATAATATAATGGTCTTTTAGTAGGTCAATGTATGAGGGAGGGGTGGTGTGGGTGCGTGAccaaggaaagtttattttgctattttcataccttttatcAAACCTTTAGAAGCTTGCTAAAAAGATGCCAAAaggaaaaagtgaaagaaaaaaatatctttGGAATTCCAAAGGGGGATGTTCGAGAAGtttattttcgagaaaatccttagctgtctactgaagatagcagacaaattAGTAAGCAAAAGTTGGTTCCTCTAATTTTATAGATAACCGATAAAATGCATGAGTCTTTTGATGTGAGGGTGGAAGGATTGCGTGTGGAGGTGTGGTTGGGTGTGTGGGTGCGTGACCAAAGAAAGTTTATATTGATATTTTCACACCTTTTATATAAGCTCTTTTCAAAAACTTGATATCTACACAAGATCGCAAAGAGGAAAAGGCATACAAACTGTATAccattttgctgtctactgaagatagacatGTGCCTTCTCAATTATTCCTtgtctttttctcccttttcttttctctttttgtcCCTTACTCTTTCTCTCCTTTCCTGGGGGGGTCATTATTTGTTATCACTGACTGCATGTCATTTACagaggcgtagcaagcgggtggacagggtgaaCGAAGTCCATGGACCCCGAGAGTTCAGGGGTCCCGAATAAAAGCGAAAATAAATCAGTGCCTTTTTggtggccctgggccaggccaaaatttggaagcCCCCAAACTCACCGGGAGGAAGGCATGTCCTGTAAGATTCACCATAAGGCAGTTTAATAAAATTATACGCCAAAATGATActcttcaaatttaacatttccatCTTTGTGGTATTTACAGCAAGAGGCCCCTAGTATgtcgaaaaaaaatgaaaattgtattgCCATGTTCAAAAAATAGTATCTTTCATTtgatcaatttattacatgattatCATTAATGAAAAACACTGTTTTGTactgtattaaatgtcagtaattccataaagaattagtctcatttacaaggaacatttgcatgagtgcttgaaagggacaacattttatattatacataagtttttaaagaatttgattttccaaatatcaggtcaccttcctttaacacTACATTATGAAAACGCAAATGTTCTGTAAGTACGAGTGTACGTGGGATATAATCGCAATTTTTACTTATTTCAATGCCAAATATATTCTATGGAAAATTAAACGGACAAATAATATTTGTTGACAAGGAATTATTTAAGCTGATTTATATGGGATTTAAGTTGATTTTTAACTGGTATTTATGtaaacattattttttcaaaggtttccatgCCCGGGTTTCCATATGACTACTTGATTCATGAAAAGACGCATAAATAATTTCCATTGTATTTCACAAtgatcagggatgtgagagtgggaattctaaactcctcaacaaaagtttggaaagttgtttcaagcatctgtatctccaattatttgtgacatattcatatcgtgttgcatatcactggattgctacaatactcccctttacaatgacaccccatttgaaaccataacatttttcacggcagagtacatgccttgtgaatgtagtggggtctcaaaagtctcaaaatgaatttgccaaattgaccattattctgtgcagcaagctgcaatctcatagcttcacaatctgggacctaatgcaatcctccaagatgacaccggtcgccccacatagccacggtagtcaacgactacctacagaatatgggagtagattcaaaatggcctgccatcaggccagacccgggggccagacctcaacccaattgaacacttgtgggaccagcttgatcgtgctgtgcgtgccaaagaagcccataggcaaccacattgaatgacctgcaacgaatccttgtggaagaatggaattccatcccacagtaacatgtaaccaggtcggtgagcagcatgaggagaaggtgcatgcctgactattgtggctgcctgtggtttttccacccgctattaaGGTTAGTGGCtatagctttgtttgagcacagaataatggtcaatttggcaaattcattttgataccccactacattcacaaggcgtgtactcagacgtgaaaaatgttgttgtttcaaatggggtgtcattgtaaaggggaatattgtagctatccatgcagtgatatgcaacacgatatgaatatgtcacaaataattggagatacagatgcttgaaaaaactttccaaacttttgttgaggagtttatatagctAAGATTAAGAATTAAGTTCATGCACATGTTACAGGTAGACTTACTGGCCCCGAGGCTTTTGCTACGCCCCTGGACTGATTTTAATATGTTCAAGTGGAGACTTGAGAAGCTGCTTTAATGCTTAAGGTAAACtatattgcgatttggtagttcacagcatcttgcgaatggtagtgagctttggcaaaacttgcattgatcatttcatagggagtgtgtagaagaattcaaatatcacagatatacttttttagGTTCtatgttcttgagttatgttgtaaagaggactgaaacaaaacttttgtaaaatgtacataactcattaacagcaataaatcaagcaagttctcAAAGTATATGACTAAGAATGaactttttgcaaaacatcgaagtgttgtttttcaatagGCATACTCTGATATAGGtctattgatttagataatgaaaatcgatttatttTTTTGCCAACAATACCGAGTCTACCCTTAAAAGTGTTAGTACAAGTTGTTGGGATTTTAACCCAAGGTCCAaaatcgttggcctggtcaactgtcAGGTTTGTGCAGGAACTATTAATACCAACAATTactcccggtaccccaggtcaacataaaaagtggtaaccatgtgtgttcttcctttttcaaaacccccttttcactgatttttcattgattttacccccttttttgccaaatcactgacaaaatcagggtaaaaaataccccctttttcaaggttttcaatgagaagatttccagacaccccttttcaatgactccaactattttaatatattaagtacaaaatgtgcaagtatgaacattactttgtgtctgttgtactcccagatgatcctgtgttattaactggggtaattacaatgcctgtataggcctactgattttaattgaaaatgaaccaaagaggAACAATCCCTCGAAGTTTTGTGTACAGAGGTTCCTTTAAAGTATTGTGGTACCCAAGTTTTGA
Above is a window of Amphiura filiformis chromosome 7, Afil_fr2py, whole genome shotgun sequence DNA encoding:
- the LOC140157918 gene encoding N-acetylglucosamine-1-phosphodiester alpha-N-acetylglucosaminidase-like; translation: MAPCRPMWHVFYLSVLSVLIFRRSDEFLTFLIGVIPPNIAEAFTESSTPYWGPDLDCELLGDIPTTDFATLPSNSHNASKTSTTPSPIVYLKRFYKRFSDRVTPGHIAYINDPLRTFSILEPGRRGGCQDNVRASVIDSAKQRKCLLAINAGFFWASTGGCYGNVVSDGRFVQTEKDERYQNAHFGIRSDGSFVFGYLTKEDIANETNPFTQLVTGVGWIVRDGKLNIEETKQIECNDTAINVYSINRLFNSISARTAIASDRHGRLMIVQIDGRTDLTGVTLPEFAEFLIKHGAVNAVNLDGGGSSTLVYKGVVINYPTDVCVESDFTCSRPVAHIACVHEPNCSSSADCRNEHARCIAGECHYDCAIDDNHCHHKESIAELQHKTPHDWVDLNYFNPN